Within the Calditrichota bacterium genome, the region CCTTTATATAAAGATACAAAAACGGCGGCAGCAAAAAGTCGAAGGTTGTGCCAATGCCGTAGGTGTACGGGTAATATTGGTATAAGCCGCTGTTATAAAGGATTTCATCAAAAATGAACAAGGAAAGGGTTAACAGGAAAAATGCCAGGTAGCGGTTTGCAGTGCGGTTGCCTGTTTTTAGGCTAAACAAGGCCAAACTTATAAGAAAGCATTGAAAGGCACCCAGAGTATTTATTATTGCAAGCAGATCAAACTGTAGATTCATATGAGAAATGTATTGGCATGTTGGTTGGCCTGAAAATACATTGCTCAATGATTTTTTTCAACATGTGGTAAAAATTGATCCCTTTTTGTTAAGAAAAAAAATAATTGACTAATATAATTAGTATATATATATTTGTCATAACAACTAAATATAGGTGAAAGATGTTCAAATTTGATGAGTCAGTTGGTTTTTTAATAAACAGGGTTGCAAAACAATTCAAAAGAAAATTGGATAGTGCATTTAAAAAAAATGGATATACCCTTACTCCTGAACACTGGGCTGTTCTAAACAGGTTATGGGAAAAGGATGGATTATCTCAAACTGAAATAGCCGATCTAACATTTAAAGACAAAGCGAATATTACCAGGATTTTAGATGTAATGGAAAAGAATAGCCTGGTAAAACGTCAAAAACATGAGCTTGACCGACGCAGCTTTAAGATTTTTTTGGATAGCAAAGGAAAAGAATATAAATCCCAATTAGTTCCTTTCGCTCATGAAATAAATCAAAAGGCTTTAAAAAATTTGGGTGAGGAGGAAATGGCAATATTAAAAAAAGTTATGATTAAAATTTCTAATAATTTGGATTAATATTTTTTTACTATATTAGTTGTTGTACTTACTATCAGTATATCATATATCAAACGGAGAGGAAATGTACAAAATATCTATTATTATTATTGGCTTAACGGTAGCCATCTTTGGCCAAATCAACCAGGACAACAAAAATCCTAAAAGCCAAGAACACACTAATTACCATGTTTCAAATAACAGCATGGTGGAATATGTTGCTGAAACGGAAATGTTCTTCCTTTTTGGAAGCACGATTAATGGCAAAAATTCCTCAGTAACCGGGGTTATAAATCTGGACCCATTAAACCTCGTAAACTCCGCAGCAAAAATAATTATCGATGCAAATGGTTTTACGTCTTGTAATGACTCCCGGGATGAGCACATTGCTGAAATTCTCAAAAGTAAAACGCATCCGCAGATTATCTTTATTCTTGATTCTCTAAGCAAACTAAATTCAACAGATCAATCCAACAATGGCTTTATTGCCGTCGGATCATTGACGGTTAATGGAATAAAAAAGCTTCTTTCATTTCCTGTCGTGATAAACAGAAGTTCAAACGAGATAAAGATATTCGGGGAAATAGAAGTTCTATATTCCGATTTTGGAATGGAACC harbors:
- a CDS encoding MarR family transcriptional regulator produces the protein MFKFDESVGFLINRVAKQFKRKLDSAFKKNGYTLTPEHWAVLNRLWEKDGLSQTEIADLTFKDKANITRILDVMEKNSLVKRQKHELDRRSFKIFLDSKGKEYKSQLVPFAHEINQKALKNLGEEEMAILKKVMIKISNNLD
- a CDS encoding YceI family protein; translation: MYKISIIIIGLTVAIFGQINQDNKNPKSQEHTNYHVSNNSMVEYVAETEMFFLFGSTINGKNSSVTGVINLDPLNLVNSAAKIIIDANGFTSCNDSRDEHIAEILKSKTHPQIIFILDSLSKLNSTDQSNNGFIAVGSLTVNGIKKLLSFPVVINRSSNEIKIFGEIEVLYSDFGMEPPTVGGGVVKDAKESILLKASIVAHETK